In the genome of Aequorivita sp. H23M31, the window CCAGAACATGTGAATCTAATTTTATTAATAGACATACTCGGGACGGTGGCCTTCGCAATATCCGGGGTTCTTACCGCCATCAACAAAAGACTGGATCCATTCGGGATTCTTATAATTGCTTTTGTAGCTGCTATTGGTGGAGGAACTTTAAGAGATATCCTTATAGATGCACCCATAGCGTGGATGCGTGATTTAACCTATGTGTATGTTATTTTCGGCACAACCATCCTTACAGTAATCTTTAGAAAACGATTGAACTACATTCGGCGTTCGCTATTTCTCTTTGATACTATTGGGATTGCACTTTATACTATTGTTGGTGTGGAAAAAGGTATTGCGGCAGGTTTCTCGCCAATTATCTGTATTTCCCTTGGAACGATAACAGCTTGTTTTGGAGGGGTTATCCGTGATATTCTTTGTAATGAAATCCCTATTATCTTCAGAAAGGAGATTTATGCCACTGCGTGCATCTTGGGAGCTTCTGCCTATTTCCTATTATTGCAAACCCCACTATCCACCGACATAATTGTTATAATATCTGGTTCTATAGTGATGACGGTACGTTTGTTGGCTGTTTATTTTAATCTTTCGTTACCTACAATTTATACGAAGGAGGAGTTGGAATAATATTATTTCCATAATACCAACCTTTTATATGTAGTGGGAAGTAATTCCGAAGATGAAAAATCTATTCAGAAAAAAACCGACAAATATTCTTTATTCCAGCACTCTGGCGGTGATATAAATATTGTTTAAAGGCCAGTCCCCGCTATCGGCTTCCACTTTAGAAATTTTTTCTACTACATCCATTCCTTTTATAACCCTTCCGAAGATGGTGTATTTGCCATTCAAGTGGGTGGTGGAAGATTTTGGTCCAAGGAAAATAAAAAACTCATAAGGAGCAGATTTGTTATCTGGGTTTTCTCTGTATTCCTTGGCGCCCGAAACAGTTCCATATTCATGGACACGACCTGGCACAATTTCCGCGGGTAGCAAATAACCATTTCCGAGTTCAGCTCGTTTTTTTTGGGTTGAGGCCAGATCACTATTACCTGCCTGGACAATAAAATCTGGAACTACTCGATGAAAAAAAGTTTCATTAAAATAACCTTGTTTTACCAGATAAATAAAATTGGCGCGATGTAGCGGCGTATCTTTATATAGTTCAATTTCAATATCTCCAAAACGTGTACTTATCAAAACTTTGGTTTCGGGATTGTTCTTTCCGTATTTGGTGAGAAAAGGAACCACGTTTTCATTGGTAATTTTATCAAAAGTGCTTCCCAATGTAACGGTTGCTTCGGATTGCGAAGCTTTGTTTTCCGGCGTGATAGCTTCGGTTTTAATACGCATCTCTGTTTCGGATTCGGTCGTCTTTTTCCTATCTTCACAACTTCCGAAGACAAAAAAGATTCCGAGGAAATAAACAAACAACTTTTTCATAGATGGATTTTCGGGATTTTGAAAAACGAATTGTAAAAATAGAAAAAATGCCCCTTCCCGGCGAAACTGTCCAATATAAAATGGCTCCTCTTGAGCGTTTGGGAGATCTTGAACTAAAAGCCAACGCAATAAAAAATGCGAAAAGAGCTGGAGTAATGGCTCTCTTCTACCCTACGGAAAACTGGGAAACCAACTTAATTTTGATACTTAGAAAAACTTACAAGGGCATACATTCGGCACAAGTTGGCTTTCCTGGGGGAAAGATTGAATTAACGGATCGCTCCCTTGAAGATGCCGCGCTCAGGGAAACAGAGGAGGAAATTGGAATTTCCAGAAATAAAATCTCTGTAATTAAAGAACTTACTCAAATCTATATTCCTCCAAGTAATTTCTTTGTGCAGCCATTTTTGGGGATTATGGCGGAAACTCCAAAATTTGTAAGAGAAGAAAGAGAAGTAGAAGCGCTTATAGAGGTCAATCTCAACCAGTTTATGGACGAACATTGCGTGACCACGGAAATTTTATCCACATCCTATGCCACCGATTGGGAAGTGCCCGCCTTTAATTTAGAGGGGCATATAGTATGGGGGGCTACTGCAATGATGCTCAATGAGGTGCGCGAATTACTGTTGCGAGCCCTTTAAATGCTTATTTTACTATATTTGCCGAGTCAAAAAAAAATAAAATCCAATTACGGATTTTTGAAGAATAAAGTAAATTTTCCCTAGATATTTTGTCCAATTTATAGCGGATTATTTTAGGATAGATCATTGTAAATATTTACAAACCAAGGGGAAATCCAAGAATAAGAAGTTAAAAGTTTTGAAATGGGTGTGAAAATTAAGGAAAGCCACATTAACTTTGAAAATATCATACCATTCATTTTGGACTATCAAGCGATAATCAACACAAAAAATTAAACCGACAATTACTAATGGGGCTTTTCAAAAGAAATCCATTCGGACATATTCTTTTTATAAAACTTTGGTTAATCCGAATTATGGGTGCCATGACCCATCGGCGATTTAAGGGATTTAATGAATTGAAAATCCACGGCAGTGAGGTTATTCGCAACCTTCCCGATACAAATGTTCTTTTTGTGAGCAATCACCAAACCTATTTTGCAGATGTGGTGGCAATGTTTCATGTTTTTAATGCCAGTTTAAGCGGTAGAGAAGATAATATTAAAAATATTGGATATTTGTGGAACCCAAAACTGAACATCTATTATGTAGCCGCAAAGGAAACCATGAAAGCTGGTTTATTACCCAAAATCATGGCTTATGCGGGTTCGGTAAGTATTGAGCGCACCTGGCGTGAAAAAGGTAAGGAAGTAAACAAGCAGGTAAAAATGAGTGATGTTAGCAATATTACTAAAGCACTCGATGATGGTTGGGTAATAACCTTTCCTCAGGGCACAACCAAACCTTGGAATCCCATTCGTCGAGGAACTGCCCATATTATAAAAAAGAATAAGCCGGTTGTAGTTCCCATAGTAATCGATGGTTTCAGAAGATCTTTTGACAAAAAAGGATTACGTATCAAGAAAAGAGGAATTCTTCAATCTATGGAAATAAAACCACCCCTGGATATTGATTACGAAAACGAAAGCATGGCAGAAATAGTCGAGAAATTAGAATATGCCATTGAACAACACCCTTCATTTTTAAAGGTAATTCCTAGAGAAGAAATAAAAAAATCTGAAGAGCTCAATAAGGAACGCCAATGGCGTTATTAATTCCTTACTAATGATATCCATCATTTTTCTTTTATTTTAGAATTTATATTTTGGAGGTTATTTTGTATAACCTTTAAACCTTAATTTGATGTTTGAACTTAAAAAAAGTGGTGAAAAATTTCACTTTGTATTGAAAGCGGGAAACGGCCAAGTTATTTTATCTAGTCAAATGTATGCTTCAAAGGCTTCGGCCATGAAAGGAATTGAATCTGTAAAAGCCAATGCGGCCGATGATTCTCTCTATGAAAGAAAAACAGCAGTAAATGGAAAATTCCACTTTAATATTAAGGCAACGAATGGGCAGGTTATTGGTAGCAGCCAAATGTACGCCTCGGAAGCTGGAGTCACCACAGGAATAGAGTCCGTTAAAAACAACGCTCCTGCCGCTGGAATTAAAGAAGTATAAACTATTAGTGGCATTTGGAGAATTAAAAAAGAGCGCTCTTAAAACTTGGATAGTTTTAAGAGCGCTATTATTTGTCGCTTCAATCTGTAAAAATCTTACTTCAACTTATCCGCGTGCATTTTTCGCAGTTTCGCAACTTTAGGTGAAATAACAGCCCTACAATAACCTTGTTCAGGATTGTTACGGTAATAGTCTTGATGATCAGTTTCAGCGGGGAAAAATGCACCCAAATGTGAGAGCTCCGTCACTATCGGATTGTCAAAATAGGAAGACATTTCATTTATAACTTTTTCGGCTATTTCCTTTTGCTGTTCATCGTGGTAAAAAATAACCGATCGATATTGGGTGCCCACATCTGCACCCTGACGATTTAAGGTTGTGGGATCGTGACTCGTCATAAAAATCTCCAATAAATCTTTATAGGAAATAATATTGGGATCAAAACTTACCTGGATCACTTCGGCATGACCCGTTAATCCGCTGCACACTTCACGATATGTTGGAGTTCCAGGTACAGTACCTCCGGAATATCCTGAAACAATTTTTTCAACTCCTTTTATCTGATCGAAAACAGCTTCCGTACACCAAAAACATCCGCCACCTACTGTTAATTTCTGCAATTCGTTATTCTCCATTGTACAATTTTAACAACAAAGTTAATCAGTAATAAGGTTGGTTTTAATTAAGGGGGTGTTAAACTGGTTTGTAAGTATATCAGTTTATGAGGAGATGAGTCGATGAGTGGATGAGTCGATGAGTCGATGAGTTGAGGAGTTGAGGGGTTGAGGAGTTGAGGAGTTGAGGAGTCTATGAGTTTGTTTTTTTCTGACTTCTTCTGACAACAACAAAATTTGTGGGTGTCAGAAATTGGAAAATTCGAAAACCACCTTTCCTCCGAAGCCTCAGCTTGGCCAAGGGAATTGAAACATGGAACTAGAAAACTTGACTAGATACTAGAAACAAGACGCCTGAAAACTAAACACTACCAATTACCAACTACCCTCTTGCCTCTCAACACTCATTTTGCGTCCTTATACGTTTCATACATCGAACCATAATGCGATTTGATAAACATTTCAAATGGAATTTCCTCTTGCTTTATAAATCCTTTTTTGCTGAGGTTACCTTCGGAAACCAAGTCAACTACGGCAGATATGCTACAAGCGGTTGTCCAACTTATTGCACGCCATTCTTTATTATCCAAAGTTATCCGGCGATAGGATTCAGAAAACTCCTTTCTTCTTAATTTTCCATCCATTATTCCCTCCACAGCGGCATAGACCAGAACAATATCCTCATCGACCAACGGAAGGGCATTGTTTAAAATATTCTTTGCCAGTTCTCTATCATTTTTCAATAATAGATCGTACAGCAATAATTTCATTCCGTCCCTATGGCCTGGGTATCTAATGGTTTTATAATTTAAGGTATCTACCTTCCCATCCAAAGTCTCACACATGGTGCCCAAACCACCTGAGGTCAAAAATGCTTCATATTGGCGACCGTTAATATTTATGGATTCAACATCATCGAGTGAACTAAGCATTTTTCGTTCGCCATTATGGATTACTTCGGCATCATTTATATACTCGTTGATAACCCCTTCGGCACTCCAGGTGAAGCTGTACCCCAACTGTCCCATTGGATGCAAGGGCAAAGCGCCAACTCTTAATTTTACGGCACGAACTTCGGAAAACTGACCGTACAGACCCGCTCCTAGGATTCCAATAAATCCGGGAGCGAGGCCACATTGTGGTGCTAGCACGGATTTACTGTTTTTTGCCATTTTTTGTATAGCATTTAGGGTAGGTACGTCTTCCGTAAGATCGAAATAATGAACTCCCATATCAACAGCGGTTTCAGCTATTTTGATATTGAGGAAATATGGCAGGCATGAAACAACGGCATCCTTGTCCTTAAGGAAATCTCGGATATTTTTATCATTAGAAACGTCCCCTTTTAAAACATCAAAAGAAAATTTTTCATTGATGTCAAATTGATCCATTCCTTGTACTTCATACTTCTGGCTAAGTAAGGTTGCCACAAGGCTACCAACCTTTCCTAGTCCTAAAACACCTATTTTTTTTATCATTATTTTCAATTTTTAGAAAGGGATGAAAGTAAACTTTTACGATCTATTATGCAAGCTTCAAAAGAAAATCGGCAACCACAATTGGGAAGTAACAACTACATAAATTACTAATTTAAATCAAGTCCGCGAAAAATAGACTAATCTTAAAAAGGATATCCGATTCCAAAATTAAAAATCGGGTTTTTATAATCAAAATCAAACCGGTCTTCTTTATCTTTTGACGGATCGTGAAAAGGTGCCGCAAGGTCGAAACGGATTACAAATCCCTGAACATCTACGCGCAAACCTACTCCGGCACCCATCCCAAGTTCGTTGATGAAATTGGAGGTAAACTTATCTTCGTAGTTATAAACCTCATTTCCTTTTGAGTTCCAAACGTTTCCGGCATCTGCGAAAACTGCTCCTTTTAAAAATGAAATTATAGGAAACCTGTATTCAATATTTGCTTCCAGACGTATGTTTCCAGTACGGTCGTAATAGTTATTTATTTCATCACTATCTCCCTGATAAGTTCCCGGTCCCAGCGATCGTATCCTAAAGGCACGAACACTATAGGGTCCCCCGGAATAATATTGTTTAACATAAGGCATAACATCGGAATTACCATAGGGCATTCCATAACCGCCAAACAATCTCGTGGCAATTAACTGTTCTTTTCCTATTTTAAAGTGATATCTAAAATCAATATCTGTTTTGGCATATTGCGCATATTCCATTCCTAAAATTGATTTTTTCCCATCTTCGTTTTCCTTCCCAAACAAACTGATACTATTTCCAGCAATATCCACATTGGCATTTACAAAAAACTGATGTTTTTTATAAGTGTCTATCATTCCATTAAAGGTAAATGAATAGTTCAGCCCCGAAATAAATTGCTGTTCAAAACTGCGTTGGAGAAAGGGATTCTTATCTAATATAGAGTCAAATTCCACAGAAGTTTTCATCAATTTAGTATAGTTTACCGAAACAGGAATAATTTCATGGGTAACATACCGATTTGCCTGCCAGGAATAACCAAATTGAGCGGTAGCCGATAAAAGTGTATAAAGTTTTGTCCTACTTAGGTAATCCACACTAACAGCTGCTTTTGTCTTGGGTATGGCATACTTGAAAAAATCGTTGCTGATTTTCACCGGGAAAATAACCCGAGGAAATATTAATTCGTTCTTTAACCCCAATTCAATACTGGTGTTTCCCACTTCCCTGCCTCCACCTGCTTGAAACTCATACCCTACTTTGGCCGTGGTGTTCAGTGTTTCTCCTCCTTTAAAAAGATCTCTATTGCTGTAGGTTAAGGCAAGTCCCGGTCCTGCAAAATTATTAGATTTAGTAACCGCTTGTAATTCAATACGTATGGCCCTCCTGTTCAGCGGAGATAAGAAAATATTTGCTTCCAAAATTCCCAAACTATCGGTAAGCAGAGAGTCCTGTTCTTTGTATTGAATATTGACAAACTTATAAATTCCAATTGTAGAAAGTCTTCGGGCAGTATTTCTGGAATTTGCAGGGCTATAAAGTTGACCTTCTTTTAAGGTTATAAATGGATCTAAATATTTCGGTTTAAAAAAATCCTCACTGTTTATAAAACTCTTTTCATTAAAACGCACCGTTTCCTTTACCGTGGAATCCTGAATATCATAATTAGCGTAAACGTTTATTTTAGAAATTTTATAAGGAACGATGGACTTTTCAGGAACATCCTTTTTAAAACGAAGGAAAAGATCGAAGTTTCGTTTTTTATATTGATTGGTGTCCGCCTCAAAAATCATGAATTGGGAATTGAAATTATAGTAGCCCTCACCTTTTAAATCGGTATCGATTCGTTCCCGCTCCATTTTCATATTGGCCAGATCAA includes:
- a CDS encoding trimeric intracellular cation channel family protein yields the protein MNLILLIDILGTVAFAISGVLTAINKRLDPFGILIIAFVAAIGGGTLRDILIDAPIAWMRDLTYVYVIFGTTILTVIFRKRLNYIRRSLFLFDTIGIALYTIVGVEKGIAAGFSPIICISLGTITACFGGVIRDILCNEIPIIFRKEIYATACILGASAYFLLLQTPLSTDIIVIISGSIVMTVRLLAVYFNLSLPTIYTKEELE
- a CDS encoding peptidylprolyl isomerase, with the translated sequence MKKLFVYFLGIFFVFGSCEDRKKTTESETEMRIKTEAITPENKASQSEATVTLGSTFDKITNENVVPFLTKYGKNNPETKVLISTRFGDIEIELYKDTPLHRANFIYLVKQGYFNETFFHRVVPDFIVQAGNSDLASTQKKRAELGNGYLLPAEIVPGRVHEYGTVSGAKEYRENPDNKSAPYEFFIFLGPKSSTTHLNGKYTIFGRVIKGMDVVEKISKVEADSGDWPLNNIYITARVLE
- a CDS encoding NUDIX hydrolase, producing MDFRDFEKRIVKIEKMPLPGETVQYKMAPLERLGDLELKANAIKNAKRAGVMALFYPTENWETNLILILRKTYKGIHSAQVGFPGGKIELTDRSLEDAALRETEEEIGISRNKISVIKELTQIYIPPSNFFVQPFLGIMAETPKFVREEREVEALIEVNLNQFMDEHCVTTEILSTSYATDWEVPAFNLEGHIVWGATAMMLNEVRELLLRAL
- a CDS encoding lysophospholipid acyltransferase family protein, coding for MGLFKRNPFGHILFIKLWLIRIMGAMTHRRFKGFNELKIHGSEVIRNLPDTNVLFVSNHQTYFADVVAMFHVFNASLSGREDNIKNIGYLWNPKLNIYYVAAKETMKAGLLPKIMAYAGSVSIERTWREKGKEVNKQVKMSDVSNITKALDDGWVITFPQGTTKPWNPIRRGTAHIIKKNKPVVVPIVIDGFRRSFDKKGLRIKKRGILQSMEIKPPLDIDYENESMAEIVEKLEYAIEQHPSFLKVIPREEIKKSEELNKERQWRY
- a CDS encoding YegP family protein; translated protein: MFELKKSGEKFHFVLKAGNGQVILSSQMYASKASAMKGIESVKANAADDSLYERKTAVNGKFHFNIKATNGQVIGSSQMYASEAGVTTGIESVKNNAPAAGIKEV
- the msrA gene encoding peptide-methionine (S)-S-oxide reductase MsrA → MENNELQKLTVGGGCFWCTEAVFDQIKGVEKIVSGYSGGTVPGTPTYREVCSGLTGHAEVIQVSFDPNIISYKDLLEIFMTSHDPTTLNRQGADVGTQYRSVIFYHDEQQKEIAEKVINEMSSYFDNPIVTELSHLGAFFPAETDHQDYYRNNPEQGYCRAVISPKVAKLRKMHADKLK
- a CDS encoding saccharopine dehydrogenase C-terminal domain-containing protein; translated protein: MIKKIGVLGLGKVGSLVATLLSQKYEVQGMDQFDINEKFSFDVLKGDVSNDKNIRDFLKDKDAVVSCLPYFLNIKIAETAVDMGVHYFDLTEDVPTLNAIQKMAKNSKSVLAPQCGLAPGFIGILGAGLYGQFSEVRAVKLRVGALPLHPMGQLGYSFTWSAEGVINEYINDAEVIHNGERKMLSSLDDVESININGRQYEAFLTSGGLGTMCETLDGKVDTLNYKTIRYPGHRDGMKLLLYDLLLKNDRELAKNILNNALPLVDEDIVLVYAAVEGIMDGKLRRKEFSESYRRITLDNKEWRAISWTTACSISAVVDLVSEGNLSKKGFIKQEEIPFEMFIKSHYGSMYETYKDAK
- the tamL gene encoding translocation and assembly module lipoprotein TamL, which gives rise to MKFTIKIFSILSIIILVMQSCAVKKFVPEGERLYTGAEIEIESDSIIDNEKGLKSVLEEALRPKPNKSFLGMRPGLHLYYKMQQKKPNFITKFLYKKIGEEPVYESDVKPYQVEEILLNRLENRGFFYSSAKSEFDEKEKEASLTYRLRVPRPYTMKNYKVDSLPEPIYSEIKKSVEDTKLSEGMRFDLANMKMERERIDTDLKGEGYYNFNSQFMIFEADTNQYKKRNFDLFLRFKKDVPEKSIVPYKISKINVYANYDIQDSTVKETVRFNEKSFINSEDFFKPKYLDPFITLKEGQLYSPANSRNTARRLSTIGIYKFVNIQYKEQDSLLTDSLGILEANIFLSPLNRRAIRIELQAVTKSNNFAGPGLALTYSNRDLFKGGETLNTTAKVGYEFQAGGGREVGNTSIELGLKNELIFPRVIFPVKISNDFFKYAIPKTKAAVSVDYLSRTKLYTLLSATAQFGYSWQANRYVTHEIIPVSVNYTKLMKTSVEFDSILDKNPFLQRSFEQQFISGLNYSFTFNGMIDTYKKHQFFVNANVDIAGNSISLFGKENEDGKKSILGMEYAQYAKTDIDFRYHFKIGKEQLIATRLFGGYGMPYGNSDVMPYVKQYYSGGPYSVRAFRIRSLGPGTYQGDSDEINNYYDRTGNIRLEANIEYRFPIISFLKGAVFADAGNVWNSKGNEVYNYEDKFTSNFINELGMGAGVGLRVDVQGFVIRFDLAAPFHDPSKDKEDRFDFDYKNPIFNFGIGYPF